The region TTTGAAGATAAAGAAATATATTTTTGGATTTAAAAGATAATAAAATTATTGCAAGAAGTGTAAATAAAGAGAAAAACAATTTCGCTTTAAAAACTATCCCAGAACTTATTAATTCAGATCCAAGATTAGGCATTTCAGGATCATTTATTGAACTTAACCAAATATTTGAGAAAAAGAATGCTATCGTGATTCCAAAAAAAATTAAAATATTAAAAATCCATAAATTTAAATAATTTTTATTTGATTTTTTTAAGTTTATAAAGCTATTACTTATTAAGATTGACGCTGCTGGAATTGCTGGCAACCAATAGCTTGGAAGTTTTGTTGCAGAAATACTAAAGAAAATTAAAACTGTAGACAACCAACAAAGAGAATATGTATGAAGGGTTTCACTGACATTGCAAATGTCTTTCGAACTTTTCAAGAAATCCCTAAAAGCTTTAAATATCCCGTGATACAAAAAAGGAGTAAATGGTAATGAAGCAAATATCATTATGTACAGAAAAAACCAGAATGGTTCTGCATGATTATTTACAACTGATGTATATCTTTGGAAATTATGATAGCCAAAAAAATTATCCCAAAAAGGCTTCCCCTCTTTTATGAGTTCTAAGATGTACCATGGAATACTTATTAGAATTGTTATTAGAAAACCTTTCTTAGGGTTTATCTTGAAGAACAACGTTTTCCAATCCTTCTGAGTTATTAAGAAAGAGGTAATAGTTAATAATGCCAAAACAAATGCAACAGGTCCTTTAGTTAAAATTGCAAACCCTAAAAATACCCACGCAGAAATGCATTGATCATTATTTGGAGATGCCATTCTTCTCCAAAATAAGAGTAGGCTAATCCCTAATGTTCCAGTTAATAGAGCATCACTAACGGCAGTTCTACTCCAGATAATTATGAATGGAGACAGTGCAAATCCTAATGATGCAACTATAGGAGTATGAAATTGCCTATTACCCTTTTGTGGCCAACAAAACAAAGTGTCTCCAATCATTAACATTAAAAATAATGAGGCCAAAGCTGAAGGGAGTCTTGCTGAGAGCGTCCCGAAACTATCCCAAATATCGTTTTTCGGTAATGAGTAAAAAAAACCCATTAACCAATATATGAGTGGAGGTTTATCAAAACGGAATATTCCATTAACTTTTGGGGTTAACCAATCACCAGATTCACTCATTGCCCTTCCAGCAGCGGCAAATAAAGGGGGAGTTTCATCAACCAGTCCTGTACTCCCTAAACCTAAGAAAAATATTATGATCCCACAAACCAAAACTATTAGTAAGGTTATGAGCCTTTTTTTTGAGTTATTAAGAATCATTTAATAATATCTATTTTCTTAATATTCGTTCATTACCTCATTAAGCCAGTTTACAACCTTGTTTGCAAATATATTCGTGGACGCATTTTTTTCTACCCATTCTCTACATTTCTTGCGCTCTATTTTTTCAATAATCTCTACATAAGAAAGCATATTTTTTTTATCATCAGGGTCAACTAAATACCCTGTTTGCCCATGCTGAATAATTTCACTAGGGCCTCCCCTTTTATAAGCTATGACTGGCACCCCACAAGCCAAGGCTTCAACCACTACGTTTCCATATGCTTCATTCCACTTCGGAGTATTTAACAACACTCTGCATTTGCCGAGTTCTTTTTGTAATTCATTAGTTGATAAAAAACCCATCCAATCTATAGTGCCTTGAGGATAAGAATTTTCTATCTTTGAGGCATATGTCTCATCTTCTTTAACTCCCCAAACTTTAAGCTTTTCGCCAAGTTTATTAGCAACATAAACAGCATCCTCTAAACCTTTCTCAGGAGCTACTCTCCCAACCCACGCCAAAGGTCCTTTCACTGAATCTTGAAAAGTATAATTATCCAATTCAAATCCATTCCCAATAATTATTGGTTTCTTTATAAATGGATAATCATTAGCTTGTATTTTTGAATGAAAAGCAAAATTAACTGGGCGTTTAGCATATACTTTTGAGATTAAATTACTTATTACCGAACTTTCGTCGCCCATACTAATTATGTGTGCAATTGGCATCTCTACATTAAGTGTCATCCAGATAGGCAGCCAATCATAAGACATGTTCAATAATACATCTGCTTTTTTTACGATTTCTAGCCCTTTTTCCAGCAATCCTGCGAGAAGTGAATTATCTGGGATGCTTATAGGAGAATTATAATCTTGATGCTGCCAACTAATTTGATCTTCACCTTCTACAAAATGTAATTTTGCTTTTTCATTAATTAAATTTAATTTAGAATTTTTAGGAGCAATGACCTCTACCGAATGACCTAAAGAAAGCAATCCTGATACTAAAGAATTTAATGTTAATTCGACTCCTCCACCTTTTCCACTTCCTATGAAACCTATTGGAGTACTTATTAAAACTATTCGCATTATTTAACTTTTCACACCAAGACCCTAATTAAATATTAGTATCTGTAAGTTTATTTTCCCATAAATTCCTTCTTTGGCTAACAAAAAATACCGAGATAAGCACAAAAACTACACCTATCCATTGAACAATAGTCAATCTTTCATCTAACCAAATACCTCCACTTAGAAGAGCGAATACAGGAGTTAAAAAAGCAAGAGTACTAAATCCAGTTATTTCTTTATTATTAGCAAAATAGAAAAACAATCCATAAGCTATTGCGCCTCCGAAAATACTTGCAAATGACATTAATCCCCAATCAAAAATTGACCAATCTGGAATTAATTGAAAATTTGATTGTAAGCAATGCTTAACAATTAGGGGCATACTCCCAAAAACCATATGCCATCCTGTAACTGCAACTGGATCACTTTTAGTACAGGTAAATCTAATTAAAATGGTTCCTAGCGCCATAGCAAGCGAAGCGGCAAGCATCCAGAGCTCTCCAAAGTTAAAACTCACATTAGTCATTGCCTCATTAGACATTAACCACCAATTTTCTAGAAATTCTTGCGGAACACCTAAAAATACTATTCCTCCCAACCCAAAAAGTAAGCCTAACCACCCTATTGGGTTAATTAAATTTCCAAAAATTGCCCTTGCTAAAATAGCTACCAAAAGGGGTTGAGAATCAATCAATACAGAGCCAAGACCTGCTCCAGTTTTTTCAATTCCATAGGTTAAGAATAACTGAAAAAAAGTAGCGTCCACAATTGTAAAAACAAAAAACCACTTCCAATCGCACTTATAAATTTTTAGATCTCTTTTAAACAAATATGTTGTAATTAGAACAAGAATTCCTGCAGGAAGTAATCTTAAAGAAGCCACAAACTCTGGACCAGCACTAGATACTAAGGGAGTCATAGCCGCCATTGAAGTTCCCCAAAGTGCAAAAGGGAGTATCATTAAAAACCAATTTAGGATTGAATTCATTAGGTCTGCTGATAATCTTTTTAAAGTAGTTTTATGTATTTACCTTAAAAGAATGATTTGGCCTTTTAGACGAAAGTCAAAAAAAAGAATGGCTCGTATCTTAATTGATGAGCCTATTACAAGTTCAACAAGAGTTTCTATCCTTAAAGCACTTAAACAAATTGAGGATAGAGAATTTCCCGCTTTAATCGTGAGAATTGATTCACCTGGAGGTACTGTTGGTGATAGCCAAGAAATATACTCTGCTATTAAAAGACTTAAAGATAAAGGATGTAAAGTCATTGCTAGTTTTGGTAACATCTCAGCATCTGGAGGAGTTTACATTGGTGTTGCATCTGACAAAATAGTTGCGAATCCAGGCACAATTACAGGGTCAATAGGTGTGATTATAAGAGGGAACAATCTTTCTGAATTATTAGATAAAGTTGGTATAAAGTTTGAGACTGTTAAAAGCGGCATTTTTAAAGATATACTTTCTCCAGATAAACCTTTAAGTGATGAGGGTAGAAAATTGCTTCAAAGCCTTATAGATGAAAGCTACAAACAATTTACTGAAGCTGTTGCTGAAGGAAGGAATTTATCTGTTGAAGATGTAAGAAAATTTGCAGATGGAAGAATTTTTACTGGAACACAAGCAAAAAAATTGGGTCTCGTTGATGAGGTTGGAGATGAATTTGTTGCGAGGGAACTTGCTGCAAAAATGGTTAATATCGATCCAAAAATACAGCCTTTAACTTTTGGGAAGAAAAAAAAGAAAATACTCGGACTAATTCCTGGTAGTAGAATGTTTGAAAAAGTTATTAATAATTTATTTTTTGAGATTGAGACATCTAATAAAATCCTTTGGTTATATAAGCCTTAATAAAATATCTAAGAAAAATGAAGAATGATTATAAAATTTCATTTATAAGGGGGGCTACTACAGCATCTGGGAATACTGTTCAGGAAATAGAGGATGCTGTGGTGGAGTTAATAAATGAATTAATTTCCCGTAACAATCTCATTAAGACAAACCTCTTATCTATTACTTTCACATCTACAAAAGATTTGGACGCATGTTTCCCTGCTTCAATTGCAAGGAGATGTAATGGACTTGATTCAGTAGCATTCTTAGACTGTCAACAAATGTATGTATCAGATGATGTCAATTTTTGTATTAGAATAATGGCTCAAGTTTTATTACCGCCAAATAATCCTATAAATCAGCCCTATTTAAGAGGTGCTTCAAGATTACGGCCAGATAGATGTTAATCTAAGTAAAGAAAATTTCCAGCTCAAATTTGGATAGAATTATTTAACCCTTAAAAATTTATTTAATCAATGTCAAAAAGAACTAAGAGATTTACTTTGAATTTTAAAATTTTAAAATTTTTTCTTATTCCTACAATCTTATTTTCAACTCCATTCCTTAGTAATATTCAAGAATCTAAAGCAGGATTAGAATTTCAATGGGACCAAGACTCTGGATTTAGACGATTAAAGTGGTTTCAAAAAGAAGAAAAGAGAAGATTCAGAAATACAATTTATTTTTTCTTAAGGCCAAACGATAGAAAGGCTGATCTTCTTAAAATTAATCTTGCTATCCCGAAAACTTTTAAAGTACCGCTTAACGAAGAAAAAATAAGTCTTTGTAAGGTTAGGATAGGCGGTTTTGAAGAAAGGACTAAGTGTCTAGAAGATACTCCAGCTGATATTGAAATTACAACAGATGAATCTTCCTTAAGAAAGATAAATATTTACCCTTATAGCCCAATACTCGCAAATAAAGAAAGCTATGCCATTGTTTTTAAAAAGATAACTAATCCAAAAAGATCAGGACTGTATCAATTTCATTCATATGGACAACCTAAAGGTGGATCAATTTCAAGATATTTAGGAAGCTGGACCATATTGATCGATTAAATGATAAATTAATTATGGATATTTCAAGAAAATGACTAAGAGAACTTTTGGCGGAACTTCAAGAAAAAGAAAACGTGTATCAGGTTTTAGAGTAAGAATGCGTTCTCATACTGGTAGAAGAGTTATAAAAAGCAGAAGACAAAAAGGAAGAGAGAGAATAGCTGTATAGCTCTGATTTATAATGGCCTTACCTAATAAGATGCGCTTAAAAGGTCACAGGACTTTTTCATATATTCATAAAAATTCCATTAAATATTATGGGAAATTAATGACTCTTAAAGTAGCGAGATCAAATCCAGAGATACTGCTATCACATAAACTTAAAAATACTTCCAACAATTTAAAGATAGCAATTTCTGTAAGTAAAAAAGTTTCAAAGAAAGCTGTAGAAAGAAATAAAATTAGAAGAATTCTGCAAGAGTGGTTATTAACAAACATTAAAAAAATTAATAACCACAAACCTTATTGGTTACTTGTTAACCTTAAATTTGGAGATTTCTGCAATGATAAAAATGCTCTTTTGGAGGAATTTCAAAACTTAATGTTCAAATCCCGTCTAATTAAATGATCAACATAAAAGAAGAATCCTTTTACGAAGGTGGTCCCGCCAGAAGTGACCTCATTATAAATTTATTAGCAGGAATAACTATTCTTGGTTTGCCTTTTACCTTTGCCGCAATAGTTAGAGCCTTGTGGTTAAGATATAAAATCACAAACAAGAGAATTACAATAGAAGGTGGATGGTTTGGTAAAAACAAAACTCAAGTTTCATTGACAAACATTGATGAAATCAGATCTATTCCAAGAGGGTTCGGATCATATGGTGATATGGTTCTTATTCTTAATGACGGTTCGAAAGTTGAAATGAAATCATTACCCCTATTTAGAGAAAAACAAAAATTTATTGAAGATAATATTGTTAAAAGATCACAAACTTCGAATCTCAGCGAAGTAGAAGGATTTGCTACTAAGTTCTAATTTAATTAATTACAAAATACTTTTTTTCCTGTAAAATAAAATGTCTGATAAAATTTCACTCTTTTTAATATCGTGATAGGGTTCATTTCTGAAAAACTACTTATCCCTATTCTAGATTTTTTCTATGGTTTGGTGCCTAGTTATGGTTTGGCAATAGTTGCATTAACTGTCGTAATTAGAATTGCTCTCTTCCCTTTGAGTGCTGGTTCAATTAGAAGCGCTAGAAGAATGAAGATTGCCCAACCAGTAATGCAAAAAAGGCAAGCAGAAATAAAATCTAAGTTTTCAGGCGATCCAAAGAAACAACAAGAAGAATTAGGAAAACTAATGAACGAGTTTGGAAGCCCTCTTGCAGGTTGCCTCCCATTAATTGTTCAAATGCCTGTACTATTTGCATTGTTTGCGACCCTAAGAGGCTCACCATTCGCTGATGTTCCTTACAATATAAATCTTAAGGTTATTCCCCAAGATCAGATTGCTGCAATTGATCCTAAACCTTATAAATCTCCAAGACATTCTATATTTATTACAGAAA is a window of Prochlorococcus marinus XMU1419 DNA encoding:
- a CDS encoding ArnT family glycosyltransferase, which produces MILNNSKKRLITLLIVLVCGIIIFFLGLGSTGLVDETPPLFAAAGRAMSESGDWLTPKVNGIFRFDKPPLIYWLMGFFYSLPKNDIWDSFGTLSARLPSALASLFLMLMIGDTLFCWPQKGNRQFHTPIVASLGFALSPFIIIWSRTAVSDALLTGTLGISLLLFWRRMASPNNDQCISAWVFLGFAILTKGPVAFVLALLTITSFLITQKDWKTLFFKINPKKGFLITILISIPWYILELIKEGKPFWDNFFGYHNFQRYTSVVNNHAEPFWFFLYIMIFASLPFTPFLYHGIFKAFRDFLKSSKDICNVSETLHTYSLCWLSTVLIFFSISATKLPSYWLPAIPAASILISNSFINLKKSNKNYLNLWIFNILIFFGITIAFFFSNIWLSSINDPEMPNLGSELISSGIVFKAKLFFSLFTLLAIILLSFKSKNIFLYLQILLLFGQPFIMSPIRKLADTSRQLPLRNISKLILDIREGEETLAMIGIRKPSLHYYSRQIVFYEPNTEEGLINLSERLFNDRRKNYEDKPDYEFKSLLVVIDDYSSNKLHWSNINHQKLGEYGIYNLWRIQKSDLNKYSEFLVNSGYKSDWKNRKVEKF
- a CDS encoding DUF2808 domain-containing protein; amino-acid sequence: MSKRTKRFTLNFKILKFFLIPTILFSTPFLSNIQESKAGLEFQWDQDSGFRRLKWFQKEEKRRFRNTIYFFLRPNDRKADLLKINLAIPKTFKVPLNEEKISLCKVRIGGFEERTKCLEDTPADIEITTDESSLRKINIYPYSPILANKESYAIVFKKITNPKRSGLYQFHSYGQPKGGSISRYLGSWTILID
- the rnpA gene encoding ribonuclease P protein component; translation: MALPNKMRLKGHRTFSYIHKNSIKYYGKLMTLKVARSNPEILLSHKLKNTSNNLKIAISVSKKVSKKAVERNKIRRILQEWLLTNIKKINNHKPYWLLVNLKFGDFCNDKNALLEEFQNLMFKSRLIK
- the rpmH gene encoding 50S ribosomal protein L34 — its product is MTKRTFGGTSRKRKRVSGFRVRMRSHTGRRVIKSRRQKGRERIAV
- the sppA gene encoding signal peptide peptidase SppA — encoded protein: MIWPFRRKSKKRMARILIDEPITSSTRVSILKALKQIEDREFPALIVRIDSPGGTVGDSQEIYSAIKRLKDKGCKVIASFGNISASGGVYIGVASDKIVANPGTITGSIGVIIRGNNLSELLDKVGIKFETVKSGIFKDILSPDKPLSDEGRKLLQSLIDESYKQFTEAVAEGRNLSVEDVRKFADGRIFTGTQAKKLGLVDEVGDEFVARELAAKMVNIDPKIQPLTFGKKKKKILGLIPGSRMFEKVINNLFFEIETSNKILWLYKP
- a CDS encoding DMT family transporter: MNSILNWFLMILPFALWGTSMAAMTPLVSSAGPEFVASLRLLPAGILVLITTYLFKRDLKIYKCDWKWFFVFTIVDATFFQLFLTYGIEKTGAGLGSVLIDSQPLLVAILARAIFGNLINPIGWLGLLFGLGGIVFLGVPQEFLENWWLMSNEAMTNVSFNFGELWMLAASLAMALGTILIRFTCTKSDPVAVTGWHMVFGSMPLIVKHCLQSNFQLIPDWSIFDWGLMSFASIFGGAIAYGLFFYFANNKEITGFSTLAFLTPVFALLSGGIWLDERLTIVQWIGVVFVLISVFFVSQRRNLWENKLTDTNI
- a CDS encoding PH domain-containing protein yields the protein MINIKEESFYEGGPARSDLIINLLAGITILGLPFTFAAIVRALWLRYKITNKRITIEGGWFGKNKTQVSLTNIDEIRSIPRGFGSYGDMVLILNDGSKVEMKSLPLFREKQKFIEDNIVKRSQTSNLSEVEGFATKF
- a CDS encoding glycosyltransferase family 4 protein, whose amino-acid sequence is MRIVLISTPIGFIGSGKGGGVELTLNSLVSGLLSLGHSVEVIAPKNSKLNLINEKAKLHFVEGEDQISWQHQDYNSPISIPDNSLLAGLLEKGLEIVKKADVLLNMSYDWLPIWMTLNVEMPIAHIISMGDESSVISNLISKVYAKRPVNFAFHSKIQANDYPFIKKPIIIGNGFELDNYTFQDSVKGPLAWVGRVAPEKGLEDAVYVANKLGEKLKVWGVKEDETYASKIENSYPQGTIDWMGFLSTNELQKELGKCRVLLNTPKWNEAYGNVVVEALACGVPVIAYKRGGPSEIIQHGQTGYLVDPDDKKNMLSYVEIIEKIERKKCREWVEKNASTNIFANKVVNWLNEVMNEY
- the aroH gene encoding chorismate mutase, with the translated sequence MKNDYKISFIRGATTASGNTVQEIEDAVVELINELISRNNLIKTNLLSITFTSTKDLDACFPASIARRCNGLDSVAFLDCQQMYVSDDVNFCIRIMAQVLLPPNNPINQPYLRGASRLRPDRC